A section of the Pseudomonas lini genome encodes:
- a CDS encoding TetR/AcrR family transcriptional regulator → MNEITSNDTRDIILDVTEKLIYKSGIAATGMELLVKTAGVSRKSIYRYFANKEELTVAALQRRDVRWMNWYRSEVGKAQTPAERLLNLFTVLKAWFASEGFRGCAFINTSGETGDAQDPVRLVAKDHKQKLLDYVRELCTEHGATDPETLAKQLLILIDGAITVALVMGDHSAADNAQCMARKLLDL, encoded by the coding sequence ATGAACGAAATCACTAGCAACGACACACGCGACATCATTCTGGATGTCACCGAAAAGTTGATCTATAAAAGTGGCATCGCCGCCACCGGCATGGAGCTTCTGGTGAAAACCGCCGGCGTTTCCAGAAAAAGTATTTACCGCTACTTCGCCAACAAGGAGGAGCTCACCGTCGCGGCCCTGCAACGCCGCGATGTGCGCTGGATGAATTGGTATCGAAGCGAAGTCGGCAAGGCGCAAACCCCGGCCGAGCGGCTGCTCAACCTGTTTACCGTGCTCAAGGCCTGGTTCGCTTCCGAAGGCTTTCGCGGCTGCGCATTCATCAATACCAGCGGCGAAACCGGCGATGCGCAAGACCCGGTTCGCCTGGTCGCCAAAGACCACAAACAGAAGCTGCTCGACTACGTGCGCGAGCTCTGTACCGAACATGGCGCGACAGACCCGGAGACGCTGGCCAAACAGCTGCTGATCCTGATCGACGGTGCCATTACCGTAGCGCTTGTGATGGGTGATCACAGTGCCGCCGATAATGCGCAATGCATGGCGCGAAAGTTATTGGACCTGTAA
- the sfnG gene encoding dimethylsulfone monooxygenase SfnG — MSQQAVKFAYWVPNVSGGLVVSKIEQRTHWGIDYNRKLAQLAEEAGFEYALTQIRFTAGYGAEFQHESVAFSHALLAATTKLKVIAAILPGPWQPALAAKQLATIDQLTNGRVAVNIVSGWFKGEFQAIGEHWLEHDERYRRSEEFIRALKGIWTQDNFTFRGDFYRFDNYSLKPKPLGQPEVFQGGSSRAARDMAARVSDWYFTNGNTPEGIKAQVDDIRTKAAANNHSVKVGVNAFVIARDTEEEARAVLAQIIDQADPDAVNAFGDAAKQAGRASPEGEGNWAKSTFEDLVQYNDGFKTNLIGTPQQIAERIVALKAVGVDLVLAGFLHFQEEVEYFGKRVLPLVRELEAKAAIRHQTAVA; from the coding sequence ATGAGTCAGCAAGCCGTCAAATTTGCCTACTGGGTGCCGAACGTCAGCGGCGGGCTGGTGGTCAGCAAGATCGAGCAGCGCACCCACTGGGGCATCGACTACAACCGCAAACTGGCGCAACTGGCCGAAGAGGCGGGGTTCGAATATGCGCTGACCCAGATTCGTTTCACCGCCGGTTATGGCGCCGAGTTCCAGCATGAATCCGTTGCCTTCAGCCATGCGCTGCTGGCCGCCACCACTAAACTGAAAGTCATCGCGGCGATATTGCCGGGGCCTTGGCAGCCGGCATTGGCGGCCAAGCAACTGGCAACCATTGATCAACTTACCAACGGCCGGGTGGCGGTGAACATTGTCAGCGGCTGGTTCAAGGGCGAGTTTCAGGCCATCGGTGAACACTGGCTGGAGCACGATGAGCGTTATCGCCGCTCCGAAGAATTTATTCGTGCATTGAAGGGCATCTGGACCCAGGACAACTTCACCTTTCGCGGCGACTTCTACCGCTTCGACAACTACAGCCTCAAACCCAAGCCACTGGGTCAGCCGGAAGTCTTCCAGGGCGGCAGTTCCCGTGCAGCCCGGGACATGGCGGCGCGGGTTTCGGACTGGTACTTCACCAACGGCAACACCCCCGAAGGCATCAAGGCTCAAGTCGATGACATTCGCACGAAAGCGGCTGCGAATAATCATTCGGTGAAGGTCGGGGTGAATGCTTTTGTCATCGCTCGCGACACCGAAGAAGAGGCGCGGGCGGTATTGGCGCAGATCATCGATCAGGCCGACCCCGATGCCGTGAACGCGTTTGGCGATGCAGCGAAGCAAGCGGGCAGGGCGTCGCCTGAGGGCGAGGGCAACTGGGCCAAATCGACCTTTGAAGACCTGGTGCAGTACAACGATGGTTTCAAGACCAATTTGATCGGCACACCGCAGCAGATCGCCGAGCGAATCGTCGCGTTGAAAGCGGTGGGCGTGGATTTGGTGCTGGCGGGGTTTCTGCACTTTCAGGAAGAAGTGGAATATTTCGGGAAGCGGGTGTTGCCGTTGGTGCGGGAGCTTGAAGCCAAAGCGGCTATCAGGCATCAAACTGCGGTCGCCTAA
- the pncA gene encoding bifunctional nicotinamidase/pyrazinamidase produces MPISSRAALLVIDVQNDFIPGGQLPVPEGDLIVPLINRLGRQFKQVIIAQDWHPPGHASFASSHPGRKPYDVIQLPYGEQTLWPEHCVRATPGAEFHAELDLPHAQLIIRKGCNPDIDSYSAFLEADRTTTTGLAGYLKERGIDTVYMVGLALDFCVMFSALDARAAGFNAFVVMDACRAIDLDGSLAAAIERMQVAGVGLIPSTEILGSCG; encoded by the coding sequence ATGCCAATCTCTTCACGTGCAGCCCTACTGGTTATCGACGTACAGAACGACTTCATCCCCGGCGGTCAGTTACCGGTGCCGGAGGGTGACCTGATCGTGCCCTTGATCAACCGCCTCGGCCGCCAGTTCAAGCAGGTCATCATCGCCCAGGACTGGCACCCGCCCGGCCACGCCTCATTCGCTTCCAGCCACCCGGGACGCAAGCCGTACGACGTGATTCAGTTGCCTTACGGCGAGCAGACACTTTGGCCTGAGCATTGCGTACGGGCCACACCCGGCGCCGAGTTCCATGCGGAACTGGACCTGCCTCACGCCCAATTGATCATCCGCAAGGGATGCAATCCGGACATCGATAGTTATTCGGCGTTTCTGGAGGCGGATCGAACCACGACCACGGGCCTGGCCGGGTATTTGAAAGAGCGCGGCATCGACACGGTTTACATGGTCGGGCTGGCACTGGATTTCTGCGTGATGTTTTCTGCGCTGGACGCCCGGGCGGCCGGGTTCAATGCATTTGTGGTGATGGATGCGTGTCGGGCGATTGATCTGGATGGATCGCTGGCGGCGGCGATTGAGCGGATGCAAGTGGCTGGAGTCGGGTTGATTCCATCAACCGAAATACTCGGTTCCTGCGGCTAG
- a CDS encoding AraC family transcriptional regulator, translating into MSEKDTISIQLVREALLQSCAPGAATEEVLNKVGIDPALLETTDARVPATAYARLWRLLARRGDDEFFGMDPRKLKSGSLEFLCRCSMVQPSLAAGLTSGLSFLSLMLERMPAQLVRQQSLAEIVLLEDDEDPRRAFTYFTYWMIVHGVACWMAGRRIPILAIELRCPAPDFCDDYRVMFSENLRFDRPRTRMIFSADCLDLPIKRSPEELKRFLAHAPANILVKYRDPESLASRIKHDLRQLPAEHWPETEALAQHLCMSASTLRRRLAEEGQTYQGLKDSVRKELAIVWLAEPAISFAEIATRLGFADASSFYKAFRKWSGSNPGHYRSLILNEAD; encoded by the coding sequence ATGTCGGAAAAAGACACCATCTCCATTCAACTGGTGCGTGAAGCGCTGTTGCAAAGTTGCGCCCCGGGCGCTGCCACCGAAGAGGTGTTGAACAAGGTCGGCATCGATCCGGCGTTGCTGGAGACCACCGACGCCCGTGTTCCTGCCACTGCTTACGCAAGGCTGTGGCGCTTGCTGGCCCGGCGCGGCGACGATGAGTTTTTTGGCATGGACCCGCGCAAGCTCAAGTCCGGCAGCCTGGAGTTTCTGTGTCGTTGCTCCATGGTTCAGCCAAGCCTGGCCGCCGGGCTGACTTCGGGGCTGAGCTTTCTGTCGTTGATGCTTGAGCGCATGCCCGCGCAACTGGTTCGCCAGCAAAGCCTGGCGGAAATCGTGCTGCTGGAAGACGACGAAGACCCGCGCCGTGCCTTCACCTACTTTACTTACTGGATGATCGTGCACGGCGTGGCCTGTTGGATGGCAGGGCGGCGGATACCGATCCTGGCCATTGAGTTGCGTTGCCCTGCGCCGGATTTTTGTGATGACTATCGGGTGATGTTCTCCGAGAACCTGCGGTTCGACCGGCCGCGCACGCGGATGATTTTCTCCGCTGACTGCCTGGATTTACCGATCAAACGCAGCCCTGAAGAGCTCAAGCGCTTCCTGGCCCATGCGCCGGCGAACATTCTGGTCAAATACCGCGATCCCGAAAGCCTGGCCAGTCGGATCAAGCACGATTTGCGGCAACTGCCCGCCGAGCATTGGCCGGAAACCGAGGCGCTGGCGCAGCACCTGTGCATGTCGGCCTCGACCCTGCGCCGCCGCCTGGCCGAAGAGGGCCAGACCTATCAGGGGCTCAAGGACAGTGTGCGCAAGGAACTGGCCATCGTCTGGCTGGCCGAGCCGGCCATCAGCTTCGCCGAAATCGCCACCCGTTTGGGGTTTGCCGATGCGAGTTCGTTCTACAAGGCGTTTCGCAAATGGTCGGGGTCCAATCCGGGGCATTATCGGAGTTTGATTCTTAACGAAGCCGACTGA
- a CDS encoding TSUP family transporter yields the protein MPFELSVDLTTLAVLALVAFIAGFIDAIAGGGGLLTTPALLTAGLPPHLVLGTNKLSSTFGSATASFTFYRRKLFHPRQWTHAIVGTLVGALTGAVVAHYLPAEWLNKMLPVIVFACGVYLLFGGTPKAPLDSDAPIKKKWQSSQGFSLGFYDGVAGPGTGAFWTVSSLLLYPIDLVKASGVARSMNFVSNIAALSVFIFSGQVDWIIGLSMGLSVMVGAFFGARTAISGGAKFIRPVFITVVLGLTVRLAWQHWFSVA from the coding sequence ATGCCTTTCGAACTCAGCGTTGACCTCACTACCCTGGCCGTTCTGGCCCTCGTCGCTTTCATTGCCGGTTTCATCGACGCCATCGCCGGCGGTGGCGGTCTGTTGACCACTCCGGCACTGCTGACCGCCGGCCTGCCACCGCACCTGGTGCTGGGCACCAACAAGCTCAGTTCTACCTTCGGCTCGGCCACTGCCAGTTTCACTTTCTACCGGCGCAAGCTGTTCCATCCTCGGCAATGGACGCACGCCATCGTCGGCACGTTGGTGGGCGCGCTCACCGGCGCCGTGGTCGCGCATTACTTGCCAGCGGAATGGCTGAACAAGATGCTGCCGGTGATCGTTTTCGCTTGCGGGGTTTATCTGTTGTTTGGCGGCACGCCGAAGGCGCCGCTGGACAGCGACGCACCGATCAAGAAAAAGTGGCAATCGAGCCAAGGCTTCAGCCTCGGTTTCTACGACGGCGTAGCCGGGCCGGGAACGGGCGCGTTCTGGACCGTCAGCAGCCTGCTGCTCTACCCCATCGACCTGGTCAAGGCCAGCGGCGTGGCGCGCAGCATGAACTTCGTCAGTAACATCGCGGCGCTGTCGGTGTTCATATTTTCCGGGCAGGTGGACTGGATCATCGGCCTGAGCATGGGCCTGTCGGTGATGGTCGGGGCCTTCTTCGGCGCGCGCACCGCCATCAGCGGCGGTGCGAAATTCATTCGCCCGGTGTTCATCACCGTGGTGCTCGGCTTGACCGTCCGGTTAGCCTGGCAGCACTGGTTCAGCGTGGCCTAA
- the nudC gene encoding NAD(+) diphosphatase: protein MTSRWTTAVLDTDQPGGWAVARSPEGFLFDDNGALFPREWLKRQDLSVLAEHGIGHLDGEPVYLLELRSHSEVPGCNWKGLRAFMLEGDHTVYKVLGYAAQIGTWAREHRFCGNCGQVMRQVPRERAMYCEPCDIRHYPRISPSMIVLVTRGDEVLLARSPRFVPGVYSTLAGFAEPGESAEDCLIREVREEVQIEVKNIQYMGSQCWPFPHSMMLGFHAEYAGGEIVCQEDEIEDAQWFNVHELPPLPASRSIARYLIDVYVARRLGHAEPVLPG from the coding sequence ATGACTTCACGCTGGACCACTGCAGTACTGGACACCGATCAACCCGGCGGTTGGGCCGTCGCGCGCAGCCCCGAAGGTTTTTTGTTCGATGACAATGGCGCGCTGTTTCCCCGCGAATGGCTCAAGCGTCAGGACCTGTCGGTTCTCGCCGAGCACGGCATCGGTCACCTGGATGGCGAACCGGTCTACCTGCTGGAGCTGCGCAGTCACAGCGAAGTGCCGGGCTGCAACTGGAAAGGCCTGCGAGCGTTCATGCTCGAGGGCGATCACACCGTCTACAAGGTGCTCGGCTATGCCGCGCAAATCGGTACCTGGGCTCGTGAACATCGTTTTTGTGGCAATTGCGGGCAGGTGATGCGCCAGGTGCCGCGTGAGCGGGCGATGTACTGTGAGCCGTGTGATATACGCCACTATCCGCGCATTTCACCGAGCATGATCGTGCTGGTGACCCGTGGCGACGAAGTTCTGCTGGCCCGTTCGCCACGTTTTGTACCCGGGGTCTATAGCACCTTGGCGGGATTTGCCGAGCCGGGTGAGTCGGCCGAAGACTGCCTGATTCGCGAGGTCCGCGAAGAGGTGCAGATCGAGGTCAAGAATATCCAGTACATGGGCAGTCAATGCTGGCCGTTCCCGCATTCGATGATGCTCGGTTTTCACGCCGAATACGCCGGGGGCGAGATTGTCTGTCAGGAAGACGAGATCGAAGACGCCCAGTGGTTCAACGTGCATGAGCTGCCGCCGTTGCCGGCGTCACGCTCGATTGCCCGTTACCTGATCGACGTCTATGTGGCGCGACGCTTAGGCCACGCTGAACCAGTGCTGCCAGGCTAA
- a CDS encoding DUF1348 family protein, with amino-acid sequence MSTAEVRPPLPPFTRESAIEKVRLAEDGWNSRDPERVSLAYTRDTQWRNRAEFAHNREEAKAFLARKWAKELDYRLIKELWAHGDNRIAVRYAYEWHDDSGNWFRSYGNENWEFDENGLMFNRYASINDMPIKESDRKFHWPLGRRPDDHPGLSDLGL; translated from the coding sequence ATGTCTACTGCCGAAGTTCGTCCGCCATTGCCGCCGTTTACCCGTGAATCAGCCATCGAAAAAGTTCGCCTGGCCGAAGACGGCTGGAACTCCCGCGACCCGGAACGGGTGTCCCTGGCCTACACCCGGGACACCCAGTGGCGTAACCGCGCCGAGTTCGCCCATAACCGCGAAGAGGCCAAAGCTTTCCTGGCCCGCAAATGGGCCAAGGAACTGGACTACCGACTGATCAAGGAACTCTGGGCCCATGGCGACAACCGTATCGCTGTGCGTTACGCCTACGAATGGCATGACGACTCGGGTAACTGGTTCCGTTCCTACGGCAACGAGAATTGGGAGTTCGACGAGAACGGCTTGATGTTCAACCGTTACGCCAGCATCAACGACATGCCGATCAAGGAAAGCGACCGCAAGTTCCACTGGCCGCTGGGCCGCCGGCCGGATGATCACCCGGGCTTGTCGGACTTGGGCCTGTAA
- the pssA gene encoding CDP-diacylglycerol--serine O-phosphatidyltransferase — protein MPSLFKRSLLPKLRSFPLTADAVTILSGAAEFRRCLLEQIAQATQRIYIVALYLQQDEAGQEILDALHAAKLARPELDVVVVVDWLRAQRGLIGAGKQPGNSAWYQETTRTHESVVPVYGVPVQTRELFGVLHLKGFVIDDCVLYSGASLNNVYLHKFDKYRFDRYHLLQNHALADSMQHLIQHGLIASKAVHRLDLPNLPTTRSLRNDIGDLRSRLKHAAYDTTAGSTTKGGLSVSPLLGVGKNNPLSRVICELIASAQHQLTICTPYFNLPLAVTREINRALARGVKIDIIVGDKTANDFYIPPSEPFKVIAALPYLYEISLRRFAKRHQRSIDSGKLNLHLWKDGDNTYHLKGMWIDQRYTLLTGNNLNPRAFRLDLENALLIDDPKGELLEPRGKELTEIFQHTSRIERYQDLETLPNYPAGVAKFLKRVSRVRIERLLYRIL, from the coding sequence ATGCCGTCGCTTTTCAAACGCTCTCTGCTGCCTAAACTGCGCAGTTTTCCGCTGACCGCCGATGCCGTCACCATCCTTTCCGGCGCCGCCGAGTTCCGTCGTTGCCTGCTGGAACAAATCGCCCAGGCCACCCAGCGCATCTATATCGTCGCGCTGTACCTGCAACAGGACGAAGCCGGACAGGAAATCCTCGATGCCCTGCACGCCGCCAAACTGGCGCGTCCGGAACTGGACGTGGTGGTGGTCGTGGACTGGCTGCGTGCCCAGCGCGGTTTGATCGGTGCCGGCAAGCAGCCGGGCAACTCGGCCTGGTATCAGGAAACGACCCGCACCCACGAAAGCGTTGTGCCGGTGTACGGCGTGCCTGTGCAGACCCGCGAGCTGTTCGGCGTGCTGCATTTGAAGGGCTTCGTGATCGACGATTGCGTGCTCTACAGCGGCGCGAGCCTGAACAACGTTTACCTGCACAAATTCGACAAGTACCGCTTCGATCGTTATCACCTGCTGCAGAACCACGCGCTGGCTGACTCGATGCAGCACCTGATTCAGCACGGTCTGATCGCTTCCAAAGCGGTGCATCGCCTCGACCTGCCAAACCTGCCGACCACCCGCAGCCTGCGCAACGACATCGGCGACCTGCGCAGCCGTCTCAAGCACGCGGCGTACGACACCACGGCGGGCAGCACGACGAAGGGCGGTTTATCCGTCAGCCCCTTACTCGGTGTGGGCAAGAACAACCCGTTGAGTCGGGTGATCTGCGAGCTGATCGCCAGCGCCCAACATCAGCTGACCATCTGCACGCCGTACTTCAACCTGCCGCTGGCGGTGACCCGGGAAATCAATCGGGCCCTGGCGCGGGGCGTGAAGATCGACATCATCGTCGGCGACAAAACCGCCAACGATTTTTACATTCCGCCGAGCGAGCCGTTCAAGGTGATCGCGGCGCTGCCATACCTTTACGAAATCAGCCTGCGACGCTTCGCCAAGCGCCATCAGCGCAGCATCGACAGTGGCAAGCTGAACCTGCATTTGTGGAAGGATGGCGACAACACCTATCACCTGAAGGGCATGTGGATCGATCAGCGTTATACCTTGCTGACCGGCAACAACCTCAACCCGCGGGCGTTCCGACTCGACCTTGAAAACGCGTTGCTGATCGATGATCCGAAAGGTGAATTGCTGGAGCCGCGCGGTAAAGAGCTGACGGAGATTTTCCAGCACACCAGCCGCATCGAGCGGTATCAGGATCTGGAAACATTGCCGAATTACCCGGCGGGAGTGGCCAAGTTTCTCAAGCGTGTGAGTCGGGTACGGATCGAGCGGTTGTTGTATCGGATTTTGTAA
- a CDS encoding crotonase/enoyl-CoA hydratase family protein: MSQYTAFSVELADNIAHVQINRPEKINAMNAAFWSEIIEIFQWIDDTDEVRVVVLSGAGKHFSSGIDLMMLAGVANELGKDIGRNARLLRRKILTLQASFNAVDNCRKPVLAAIQGYCLGGAIDLISACDMRYAAEDAQFSIKEIDIGMAADVGTLQRLPRIIGDGMLRELAYTGRTFGADEARNIGLVNRVYSDAASLLEGVIGIAREIASKSPIAVTGTKEMISYMRDHRIDDGLEYVATWNAAMLQSTDLRVAMAAHMSKQKPEFLD; encoded by the coding sequence ATGTCTCAATACACCGCCTTCAGCGTCGAACTGGCCGATAACATCGCCCATGTGCAGATCAACCGCCCGGAAAAGATCAATGCGATGAACGCCGCGTTCTGGAGCGAGATCATCGAGATTTTCCAGTGGATCGACGATACCGATGAAGTGCGGGTGGTGGTGCTCAGTGGCGCCGGCAAGCATTTTTCTTCGGGCATCGACCTGATGATGCTGGCCGGTGTAGCCAATGAGCTGGGCAAGGATATCGGGCGCAATGCGCGCCTGCTACGGCGCAAGATCCTCACGCTGCAAGCCTCGTTCAACGCCGTCGACAATTGCCGCAAACCGGTACTGGCGGCGATTCAGGGTTATTGCCTGGGCGGCGCCATCGACCTGATTTCCGCCTGCGACATGCGTTACGCGGCCGAGGACGCGCAATTTTCCATCAAGGAAATCGACATCGGCATGGCGGCCGATGTGGGCACTTTGCAACGCTTGCCACGGATAATCGGTGACGGCATGCTGCGTGAACTGGCTTACACTGGTCGCACCTTTGGCGCTGATGAAGCGCGCAACATCGGGCTGGTCAATCGTGTCTATAGCGATGCCGCCAGCCTCCTTGAAGGCGTGATCGGCATTGCCCGCGAGATTGCCAGCAAGTCGCCGATTGCGGTCACCGGCACCAAAGAGATGATCAGCTACATGCGTGACCATCGCATCGACGACGGCCTCGAATACGTCGCCACCTGGAACGCCGCCATGCTGCAATCCACCGATCTGCGCGTGGCCATGGCCGCCCATATGAGCAAACAGAAACCCGAATTTCTGGACTGA
- a CDS encoding ATP-binding protein produces MFRILFRLYLVTIVSFSAAIYLVPDLVIQVFHERFMTYNLDYSRGLQTLIVKQFRAVPIEQWPALADEMDKEFQPLHIVLARNDDAEFTLDERARLQRGENVVRIGDWGWRTLAVTPLNEQMVVEMVVPPDPTDVSWLYWSINVLIGATMLACLLLWLRPHWRDLERLKGTAERFGKGHLSERTQISPNSNIGSLAKVFDTMAGDIENLLNQQRDLLNAVSHELRTPLTRLDFGLALALSDDLPAASRERLQGLVAHIRELDELVLELLSYSRLQNPAQLPEQVDVSLDEFIDSILGSVDEELESPEIVIDVLLNGQLERFSLDPRLTARAIQNLLRNAMRYCEKRIQIGVQVCAKGCEIWVDDDGIGIPEEERERIFEPFYRLDRSRDRATGGFGLGLAISRRALEAQGGTLTAQLSPLGGARFRLWLPTPA; encoded by the coding sequence CTGGTGATTCAGGTCTTCCATGAGCGCTTCATGACCTACAACCTCGATTACTCCCGAGGCTTGCAAACCCTGATCGTCAAACAGTTTCGTGCAGTGCCGATTGAGCAGTGGCCGGCGCTGGCAGACGAAATGGACAAGGAATTTCAACCGTTGCACATTGTGCTGGCCCGCAACGACGACGCCGAATTTACCCTGGATGAACGTGCGCGCTTGCAGCGCGGGGAGAACGTCGTGCGCATTGGCGATTGGGGCTGGCGCACCTTGGCCGTGACGCCGTTGAACGAGCAGATGGTCGTGGAAATGGTCGTGCCGCCGGACCCGACTGACGTCAGTTGGTTGTACTGGAGCATCAACGTGCTGATCGGCGCGACCATGCTCGCGTGTCTGTTGCTGTGGTTGCGCCCGCACTGGCGCGACCTGGAACGCCTCAAAGGCACCGCCGAACGCTTCGGCAAGGGCCACTTGAGCGAGCGCACGCAGATTTCCCCAAACTCCAATATCGGCAGCCTGGCCAAGGTGTTCGACACCATGGCCGGTGACATCGAAAACTTGCTCAATCAGCAGCGCGATCTGCTCAATGCGGTGTCCCACGAATTGCGCACGCCATTGACGCGGCTGGATTTTGGCCTGGCGCTGGCGTTGTCCGACGATTTGCCGGCCGCCAGTCGTGAACGTCTGCAAGGTCTGGTCGCGCACATTCGCGAACTGGATGAACTGGTGCTGGAGTTGCTGTCCTACAGTCGATTGCAAAACCCGGCGCAATTACCGGAGCAGGTCGATGTATCGCTGGATGAGTTCATCGACAGCATTCTCGGCAGTGTCGACGAAGAACTGGAATCCCCGGAAATCGTCATCGATGTGCTGCTGAACGGCCAGCTCGAACGCTTCTCGCTGGACCCGCGACTGACTGCCCGGGCGATCCAGAACCTATTGCGCAACGCCATGCGCTATTGCGAAAAACGCATTCAGATCGGTGTACAGGTATGCGCCAAGGGCTGTGAGATCTGGGTGGATGACGATGGCATCGGTATTCCGGAGGAAGAGCGGGAGCGGATTTTCGAGCCGTTCTATCGGCTGGATCGTAGTCGGGACCGCGCAACGGGTGGGTTTGGGTTGGGCTTGGCGATCAGCCGCCGGGCGCTGGAAGCACAGGGCGGCACACTCACCGCGCAACTGTCGCCGCTGGGGGGCGCGCGGTTTCGGTTGTGGTTGCCGACGCCCGCCTGA
- a CDS encoding acyl-CoA dehydrogenase family protein yields the protein MTEHQVINPLSTGTDYEALAARFRPIFQQIAAGAVEREQTRSLPYEPIQWLKEVGFGAVRVPIEYGGGGASLPQLFELLIELAEADSNVPQALRGHFAFAEDRLNSPPGPGRDLWFKRFVEGDIAGNAWTEIGAVAIGDVITKVSPHGDQWRLNGEKFYSTGSIFSDWIDVYAQRSDTGGDVIAAVRTRQPGIVQSDDWDGFGQRTTGSGTSRFIEAEVDAENIIDFATRFKYQTAFYQLVLLATLAGIGRAALRDVAHQVRERKRIYSHGNAQRVSEDSQVQQVVGEVAAWVYAAEASALKATQPAQRAYLARFSGDEALERAANVAAELESAKAQVVVSELIQRATTALFNALGASDVREGKSLDRHWRNARTVSSHNPVIYKARIVGDWAINGTEPPFVWQIGNGPSTR from the coding sequence ATGACCGAACATCAAGTAATCAACCCGTTGTCCACTGGCACTGACTATGAAGCGCTGGCCGCACGTTTTCGACCGATCTTCCAGCAAATCGCCGCCGGTGCCGTCGAACGCGAACAAACCCGCAGCCTGCCTTACGAACCGATTCAATGGCTCAAGGAGGTTGGCTTCGGCGCGGTGCGGGTGCCGATTGAATACGGCGGTGGCGGCGCGTCCCTGCCGCAGTTGTTCGAACTGCTGATCGAACTGGCCGAAGCCGATTCCAACGTGCCCCAGGCCTTGCGCGGGCATTTCGCCTTTGCCGAGGATCGTTTGAACTCACCGCCGGGGCCGGGTCGGGATCTGTGGTTCAAACGCTTTGTCGAAGGTGACATCGCCGGCAATGCCTGGACCGAGATCGGCGCTGTGGCGATCGGCGATGTGATCACCAAAGTCTCGCCCCACGGCGATCAGTGGCGGCTCAACGGCGAGAAGTTCTACAGCACGGGCAGCATTTTCTCTGACTGGATCGACGTCTATGCCCAACGCAGCGATACCGGCGGCGATGTGATCGCCGCGGTCCGCACACGCCAACCGGGGATTGTGCAGAGCGATGACTGGGACGGTTTCGGCCAGCGCACCACGGGCAGCGGCACTTCGCGGTTTATCGAGGCTGAAGTGGACGCCGAGAACATCATCGACTTCGCCACCCGCTTCAAATATCAGACGGCGTTTTATCAGTTGGTGCTGCTGGCGACCCTCGCCGGGATTGGCCGCGCCGCATTGCGCGATGTGGCGCATCAGGTGCGCGAGCGCAAACGCATCTACAGCCACGGCAATGCACAGCGGGTCAGCGAGGATTCGCAAGTGCAGCAGGTGGTGGGTGAAGTGGCGGCGTGGGTGTATGCCGCCGAAGCCAGTGCCTTGAAGGCTACGCAACCGGCGCAACGGGCTTATCTGGCGCGGTTCTCCGGGGATGAAGCGCTGGAGCGCGCGGCGAATGTGGCGGCGGAGCTTGAGTCGGCCAAGGCTCAGGTGGTGGTCTCGGAATTGATCCAGCGCGCAACCACGGCGCTGTTCAATGCCTTGGGCGCTTCGGATGTTCGCGAAGGCAAATCGCTGGATCGGCATTGGCGCAATGCGCGGACCGTGTCGTCGCACAATCCGGTGATCTACAAGGCGCGGATTGTCGGAGACTGGGCGATTAACGGGACTGAACCGCCGTTTGTGTGGCAGATCGGTAATGGGCCATCCACCCGGTAA